The nucleotide window AATTGTTTTATTCTGAGAAACGTCAATTTTTTACCGAAGGCACTGAATTGTTTGAACGAGGAGGAATATTTTATTCTAGAAGGATAGGTGCGTCTCCTAAATTTGCCGACAGGGCATCGGACGCTTTGGCTGAAAATGAAAAAGTGGATTATAATCCCACTGAAACCCAGTTGCTGAATGCAACCAAGGTATCAGGCCGCACCGGCAAAGGATGGGGACTTGGTATGCTGAATGCCATTTCACTGCCTTCTCATGCAAAACTTAAGGATACGCTAACCGGCCATACAAGGGAGGTGCTGATCCAGCCGCTTACCAACTACAACGTAGCCGTGGTGGATAAATCCCTTAAGAACAATTCATATATAAGCTTCATTAATTCGAATGTTTCAATGGTGAATGACCCTTACCGGGCCAATGTTACCGCAACCGATTTCCAGTTCAGAAATAAAAAGAAGACTTATGCGGTAAGCGGTAAAGGCGGGTTCAGCACACGAACCAATGGGGAAAAAGAGAACGGGTATTTTGCCACAATGGAGGCTGAAAAAAACAGCGGAAAAGTTTTTTTCGGCGTTGAACAGAATATTTATTCCGATCATTTCAATCCTAACGACCTGGGTTATTTAAGGCGGAATAACGAAGTTACAACCCAGGCTTATGTGAACCTGAACTTAAACGAACCAAAGTGGATTTACAGGGAAATTCATGCTAATGTATGGTTTGAGCATGAACGGGTGTACAGGCCAAATGCTGTGGCAGGAAATTCAGTCGGATTCAACTTTTTTACTCAGTTTAAGAACAACTATCATTTTGAATACAACTTCAAACTGGCCGGAGACTTTAACGATTATTACGAGCCAAGGGTTAGTGGCAGGTATTATACGGAACCACTATATTTTGAAAATGAGATCTGGCTTGGAACCGACTATCGTAAGGCCCTCCAGGGGAGTATTTCATTTGATTTTGCCAAACAGCCTTCAACTGATCAGCGATACAAACAGGCTCATGCCAACGTGGGATTCCGACTGGGACGGCATTTTCAGTTTGAATACAATCCTTCTTTTGAAAAGCAGATCAATGACAGGGGCTTCGTCGATATGACAGAAAGTAACGACACGATTTACTTTGCGCGCCGCGATGTGAAGACCTTTGAAAATGTATTCGGAATTTCCTATGCTATCAACAATAAGGCCTCATTAAGCTTCAGGGCCAGGCATTACTGGTCGGGTGCAACCAATCATGAATTTTACCGGCTGAAGGATGACGGCACACTTGTTTCTGATCCATCGTATACGGAAAACCAGGATCAGAATTTCAATGCTTTCAACGTAGATATGGTTTTCCGGTGGATTTTCTCACCCGGATCTGAACTTTCCCTTGCCTGGAAGAACGCTATTTACAACGACGGCGATTATGTGATCAGTGATTACTTCAAAAATCTCAACAATACATGGAAGTCGGATCAAATCAACAGTTTTTCAATCAGGGTATTGTATTATATTGATTATAACAGTCTGAGGAGGAAGAAGTAGGACGTCAAGGGCCGTCATTAAAAGCACGTCATTGCGAGAAGCTTGAATTCCTGCCCGTGCTGGCAGATTGCTTCCTCGCATTTAAATTATTCTATAATCAATGATTGGTCAAGCTCCTCGCAATGACGATCGTTTGTTGCAGGCTCAGGCCTCACAACTCAATCCCCGATTCCCTCAGAAGGTGGTGAATGGTTTTTACATCAATAGCCACACCAATGCCGCTGCCTGAAGCTTTGTAGATTTCAGCGGAGAGTTGAAGTATTTGTTTTTGCCAGGCAATGAGAACCTGGATGGGATCGACGCCGGAAACCTCAAATTCTCCCTGCGCCTTTTCAAGCATTTTAATATTGGAGTTGCTTATCTCCATCATTTTTTCGTACGATTTATTCTTCCGGTCGAGTTTATAGCCTATAACTCCAAGTACTTCATTGGTCTTAAGATCAATTAGCGGACTACCCGAATTTCCCCAGATCGTAGTCCCGTCGAATTGCAGATAACGATTCCCATTTCGGTGAATCACTGTAGAAATAATTCCTGACTTTATAGTAAGACTGGGTGTATCGTATTGATAGCCCATCAAAGCCACTGACTGCCCTATGTTGATATGCCTGTTTATCGCCATTTTAAGTGGAGGAATATCCCCAAATGCCAGATCGGTAATTGAGATCAATGAGAACCCGGTTACTTCCTGATCATAAGAAGTAATGATCCTTTCGGTGAAATCATGCATGGTAAGACGTTCATGAGCAGAAACAGTATGACCGTCGTCCTTGACAAATTTTATTTCTACGAATTCAGCTTTTTGCAGCCGGTTTACCATATCATGGGTGATAAGGTAATCACCGGCCCTAAAACCGGAGATGGTGACAACTTCAATATTATTGCCGTTCAGGAAACTTATTGAACAGATAGAC belongs to Bacteroidales bacterium and includes:
- a CDS encoding DUF5916 domain-containing protein, whose translation is LFYSEKRQFFTEGTELFERGGIFYSRRIGASPKFADRASDALAENEKVDYNPTETQLLNATKVSGRTGKGWGLGMLNAISLPSHAKLKDTLTGHTREVLIQPLTNYNVAVVDKSLKNNSYISFINSNVSMVNDPYRANVTATDFQFRNKKKTYAVSGKGGFSTRTNGEKENGYFATMEAEKNSGKVFFGVEQNIYSDHFNPNDLGYLRRNNEVTTQAYVNLNLNEPKWIYREIHANVWFEHERVYRPNAVAGNSVGFNFFTQFKNNYHFEYNFKLAGDFNDYYEPRVSGRYYTEPLYFENEIWLGTDYRKALQGSISFDFAKQPSTDQRYKQAHANVGFRLGRHFQFEYNPSFEKQINDRGFVDMTESNDTIYFARRDVKTFENVFGISYAINNKASLSFRARHYWSGATNHEFYRLKDDGTLVSDPSYTENQDQNFNAFNVDMVFRWIFSPGSELSLAWKNAIYNDGDYVISDYFKNLNNTWKSDQINSFSIRVLYYIDYNSLRRKK
- a CDS encoding serine protease: MVSLYNNAWKACHSSICSISFLNGNNIEVVTISGFRAGDYLITHDMVNRLQKAEFVEIKFVKDDGHTVSAHERLTMHDFTERIITSYDQEVTGFSLISITDLAFGDIPPLKMAINRHINIGQSVALMGYQYDTPSLTIKSGIISTVIHRNGNRYLQFDGTTIWGNSGSPLIDLKTNEVLGVIGYKLDRKNKSYEKMMEISNSNIKMLEKAQGEFEVSGVDPIQVLIAWQKQILQLSAEIYKASGSGIGVAIDVKTIHHLLRESGIEL